The Mercurialis annua linkage group LG8, ddMerAnnu1.2, whole genome shotgun sequence genome window below encodes:
- the LOC126662094 gene encoding uncharacterized protein LOC126662094, whose translation MRKYQKDSYEDDEGGDDFSPLKREVLDVRFSSRFKLPAFEPFDGTGDPKSHISKFKTIMLLQDVSDPMLCRVFPATLKGSAQKWYLGLKSNTIGTFAELATEFKGRFRTNIPLQKNSSDLRKCRQGEGETLKNFVERFNKEAVQIEHLNHDTAIEAMKMGTRFERLRDKILMKKPSTFQELMAIAHKYVELDEARRTLTKQYEEDKTERYRSRGGDHRAQRFGRGNKPFDFTPLNRAPVEIFSWMKNNRVMYNAPRKLHPDKERDKSKYCRFHEGYGHDTDRCWDLKREIEQLIQSRVLKKFVRTEGSAEKRKPEHMEKEEANKRFKESMGVINMIEGGNPIRRHRRRRYVRACTR comes from the coding sequence ATGAGGAAGTACCAGAAGGATAGCTACGAAGACGATGAAGGAGGAGATGATTTTTCACCACTGAAAAGGGAGGTATTAGACGTGAGATTCTCTTCTCGTTTCAAACTACCTGCGTTCGAGCCCTTCGATGGGACCGGAGACCCAAAAAGCCATATCTCAAAATTCAAGACGATAATGTTACTTCAAGATGTTTCAGATCCGATGCTGTGCAGAGTATTCCCTGCCACCCTCAAGGGATCAGCGCAGAAATGGTACCTCGGACTGAAGTCCAATACCATCGGAACATTTGCAGAACTGGCAACGGAATTCAAAGGGCGTTTCCGCACAAACATCCCGCTGCAGAAGAACTCAAGTGACTTACGGAAGTGCCGACAGGGTGAAGGCGAGACGTTGAAGAACTTCGTGGAGAGATTCAATAAAGAAGCAGTCCAGATAGAGCACCTAAACCATGATACAGCCATAGAAGCCATGAAGATGGGAACTAGGTTCGAACGATTGAGAGACAAGATCTTAATGAAAAAGCCTTCCACTTTCCAAGAATTGATGGCAATAGCACATAAGTACGTAGAACTGGATGAAGCAAGAAGAACGCTAACAAAACAGTATGAGGAGGATAAAACAGAGAGATACCGCAGTAGAGGAGGAGACCACAGAGCGCAGAGATTTGGAAGAGGAAACAAGCCATTTGACTTCACACCTTTGAATAGAGCACCAGTGGAAATATTCAGCTGGATGAAGAACAATAGAGTCATGTACAATGCACCCAGAAAGCTACACCCAGACAAAGAGAGAGACAAGAGCAAGTATTGCAGATTCCATGAAGGATATGGCCACGACACAGATAGATGTTGGGACTTGAAGCGGGAGATAGAACAACTGATCCAGTCACGAGTATTGAAGAAGTTTGTACGTACAGAAGGAAGTGCAGAAAAAAGGAAACCGGAACATATGGAAAAAGAAGAGGCAAACAAAAGATTCAAAGAATCTATGGGCGTGATCAACATGATAGAAGGGGGGAACCCTATTCGAAGgcacagaagaagaagatacgTAAGGGCGTGTACTCGATAA